In one Macaca fascicularis isolate 582-1 chromosome 6, T2T-MFA8v1.1 genomic region, the following are encoded:
- the PDGFRB gene encoding platelet-derived growth factor receptor beta isoform X1 gives MRLPGAMPALALKGQLLLLPLLLLLEPQVSQGLVITPPGPELILNVSSTFVLTCSGSAPVVWERMSQELPQEMAKVQDNTFSSVLTLTNLTGLDTGEYFCTYNDSRGLEPDERKRLYIFVPDPTVGFLPNDAEELFIFLTEITEITIPCRVTDPQLVVTLHEKKGDIALPVPYDHQRGFSGIFEDRSYICKTTIGDREVDSDAYYVYRLQVSSINVSVNAVQTVVRQGENITLMCIVIGNEVVNFEWMYPRKESGRLVEPVTDFLLDMPYHIRSILHIPSAELEDSGTYTCNVTESVNDHQDEKAINITVVESGYVRLLGEVGALQFAELHRSRTLQVVFEAYPPPTVLWFKDNRTLGDSSAGEIALSTRNVSETRYVSELTLVRVKVAEAGHYTMRAFHEDAEVQLSFQLQINVPVRVLELSESHPDSGEQTVRCRGRGMPQPNIIWSACRDLKRCPRELPPMLLGNSSEEESQLETNVTYWEEEQEFEVVSTLRLQHVDRPLSVRCTLRNAVGQDMQEVIVVPHSLPFKAVVISAILALVVLTIISLIILIMLWQKKPRYEIRWKVIESVSSDGHEYIYVDPMQLPYDSTWELPRDQLVLGRTLGSGAFGQVVEATAHGLSHSQATMKVAVKMLKSTARSSEKQALMSELKIMSHLGPHLNVVNLLGACTKGGPIYIITEYCRYGDLVDYLHRNKHTFLQHHSDKRRPPSAELYSNALPVGLPLPSHVSLTGESDGGYMDMSKDESVDYVPMLDMKGDVKYADIESSNYMAPYDNYVPSAPERTCRATLINESPVLSYMDLVGFSYQVANGMEFLASKNCVHRDLAARNVLICEGKLVKICDFGLARDIMRDSNYISKGSTFLPLKWMAPESIFNSLYTTLSDVWSFGILLWEIFTLGGTPYPELPMNEQFYNAIKRGYRMAQPAHASDEIYEIMQKCWEEKFEIRPPFSQLVLLLERLLGEGYKKKYQQVDEEFLRSDHPAILRSQARLPGFHGLRSPLDSSSVLYTAVQPNEGDNDYIIPLPDPKPEVADEGPLEGSPSLARSCPSPKEKKQTYLASPAPQLLLMASQRPMFCSSAPCPGAGESLQGCRSQRRLQEFRTEFRLGRRLWFSFALGSGEVTAQRGLYRRTLLLWGLDVHIGSPLNWREGLLMRPRPPPKQDPAQGEVAGAPGWGTVPTLPLAAMRPGKAFPLRASVSPYVPGVHTGLRRLPKALIALTVEETNHPRVPVDGAEE, from the exons ATGCGGCTTCCGGGTGCGATGCCAGCTCTGGCCCTCAAAG GCCAGCTGCTGTTGCTGCCCCTGCTGTTACTGCTGGAACCGCAGGTCTCTCAGGGCCTGGTCATCACACCCCCGGGGCCAGAGCTTATCCTCAATGTCTCCAGCACCTTTGTTCTGACCTGCTCGGGTTCAGCTCCCGTGGTGTGGGAGCGGATGTCCCAGGAGCTCccacaggaaatggccaaggtCCAGGACAATACCTTCTCCAGTGTGCTGACACTGACCAACCTCACTGGGCTAGACACGGGAGAATACTTTTGCACCTACAATGACTCCCGTGGACTGGAGCCTGATGAGCGGAAACGGCTCTATATCTTTGTGCCAG ATCCCACCGTGGGCTTCCTCCCTAATGACGCCGAGGAACTATTCATCTTTCTTACGGAAATAACTGAGATCACCATTCCATGCCGAGTAACAGACCCACAACTGGTGGTGACACTGCACGAGAAGAAAGGGGACATTGCACTGCCTGTCCCCTACGATCACCAGCGTGGCTTTTCTGGTATCTTTGAGGACAGAAGCTACATCTGCAAAACCACCATTGGGGACAGGGAGGTGGATTCTGACGCCTACTATGTCTACAGACTCCAGG TGTCATCCATCAACGTCTCCGTGAATGCAGTGCAGACGGTGGTCCGCCAGGGTGAGAACATTACCCTCATGTGCATTGTGATCGGGAATGAGGTGGTCAACTTCGAGTGGATGTACCCCCGCAAAGAA AGTGGGCGGCTGGTGGAGCCGGTGACCGACTTCCTCTTGGATATGCCTTACCACATCCGCTCCATCCTGCACATCCCCAGTGCCGAGTTAGAAGACTCGGGGACCTACACCTGCAATGTGACAGAGAGTGTGAATGACCATCAGGATGAAAAGGCCATCAACATCACTGTGGTTG AGAGTGGCTACGTGCGGCTCCTGGGAGAGGTGGGAGCACTACAATTTGCTGAGCTGCACCGGAGCCGGACACTGCAGGTAGTGTTCGAGGCCTACCCTCCGCCCACCGTCCTGTGGTTCAAAGACAACCGCACCTTGGGCGACTCCAGCGCAGGCGAGATCGCCCTGTCCACGCGCAACGTGTCAGAGACCAG GTATGTGTCAGAGCTGACACTCGTTCGGGTGAAGGTGGCAGAGGCTGGCCACTACACCATGCGGGCCTTCCATGAGGACGCTGAGGTCCAGCTCTCCTTCCAGCTACAGATCAATG TCCCTGTCCGCGTGCTGGAGCTAAGTGAGAGCCACCCAGACAGCGGGGAACAGACAGTCCGCTGTCGTGGCCGGGGCATGCCCCAGCCGAACATCATCTGGTCTGCCTGCAGAGACCTCAAAAG GTGTCCACGCGAGCTGCCGCCCATGCTGCTGGGGAACAGTTCTGAAGAGGAGAGCCAGCTGGAGACGAACGTGACATActgggaggaggagcaggagttTGAGGTGGTGAGCACACTGCGTCTGCAGCACGTGGATCGGCCACTGTCGGTGCGCTGCACGCTGCGCAACGCTGTGGGCCAGGACATGCAGGAGGTCATCGTGGTGCCACACT ctttgcCCTTCAAGGCGGTGGTGATCTCAGCCATCCTGGCCCTGGTGGTCCTCACCATCATCTCCCTTATCATCCTCATCATGCTTTGGCAGAAG AAGCCACGTTACGAGATCCGATGGAAGGTGATTGAGTCTGTGAGCTCTGATGGCCATGAGTACATCTACGTGGACCCCATGCAGCTGCCCTATGACTCCACGTGGGAGCTGCCGCGGGACCAGCTTGTGCTGG GACGCACCCTCGGCTCTGGGGCCTTTGGGCAGGTGGTGGAGGCCACGGCTCATGGCCTGAGCCATTCTCAGGCCACGATGAAAGTGGCCGTCAAGATGCTTAAAT CCACAGCCCGCAGCAGTGAGAAGCAAGCCCTCATGTCGGAGCTGAAGATCATGAGTCACCTTGGGCCCCACCTGAACGTGGTCAACCTGTTGGGGGCCTGCACCAAAGGAG GACCCATCTATATCATCACTGAGTACTGCCGCTACGGAGACCTGGTGGACTACCTGCACCGCAACAAGCACACGTTCCTGCAGCACCATTCCGACAAGCGCCGCCCGCCCAGCGCGGAGCTCTACAGCAATGCGCTGCCCGTTGGGCTCCCCCTGCCCAG CCACGTGTCCCTGACTGGGGAGAGCGATGGTGGCTACATGGACATGAGCAAGGACGAGTCGGTGGACTACGTGCCCATGCTGGACATGAAAGGAGATGTCAAATATGCCGACATCGAGTCCTCCAACTACATGGCCCCCTACGATAACTACGTTCCCTCTG CCCCTGAGAGGACCTGTCGGGCAACTTTAATCAATGAGTCTCCGGTGCTAAGCTACATGGACCTTGTGGGCTTCAGCTACCAGGTGGCCAATGGCATGGAGTTCCTGGCCTCCAAGAAC TGCGTGCACCGAGACCTGGCGGCCAGGAACGTGCTCATCTGCGAGGGCAAGCTGGTCAAGATCTGTGACTTTGGCCTGGCTCGAGACATCATGCGGGATTCGAATTACATCTCCAAAGGCAGT ACCTTTTTGCCTTTGAAGTGGATGGCTCCAGAGAGCATCTTCAACAGCCTCTACACCACCCTGAGCGACGTGTGGTCCTTCGGGATCCTGCTCTGGGAGATCTTCACTTTGG GTGGCACCCCTTACCCAGAGCTGCCCATGAATGAGCAGTTCTACAATGCCATCAAACGGGGTTACCGCATGGCCCAGCCTGCCCACGCCTCCGACGAGAT CTATGAGATCATGCAGAAGTGCTGGGAAGAGAAGTTTGAGATTCGGCCCCCTTTCTCCCAGCTGGTGCTGCTTCTCGAGAGACTGTTGGGCGAAGGTTACAAAAAG AAGTACCAGCAGGTGGATGAGGAGTTTCTGAGGAGTGACCACCCAGCCATCCTTCGGTCCCAGGCCCGCTTGCCTGGGTTCCATGGCCTCCGATCTCCCCTGGACAGCAGCTCCGTCCTCTATACCGCCGTGCAGCCCAATGAGGGTGACAACGACTATATCATCCCCCTGCCTGACCCCAAACCCGAGGTTGCTGACGAGGGCCCACTGGAGGGTTCCCCCAGCCTAGCCAG GTCCTGTCCTAGCCCCAAGGAGAAGAAGCAAACCTACTTAGCATCCCCAGCACCCCAGTTGTTACTCATGGCCAGCCAGAGGCCTATGTTCTGTTCTTCAGCACCATGCCCTGGGGCTGGAGAGAGCCTCCAGGGCTGCAGGAGTCAGAGGCGCCTACAGGAATTCAGGACAGAATTCAGATTGGGAAGGAGATTGTGGTTTTCTTTTGCCTTGGGAAGTGGTGAAGTTACAGCTCAGCGGGGGCTTTATAGGAGGACCCTGCTGTTGTGGGGACTTGATGTCCACATAGGATCTCCCCTTAACTGGAGAGAAGGGCTCCTCATGAGGCCACGCCCACCTCCAAAGCAAGATCCAGCCCAAGGTGAAGTGGCTGGAGCCCCAGGCTGGGGTACTGTCCCAACTCTGCCACTAGCCGCTATGAGACCTGGGAAGGCTTTTCCTCtgagagcctcagtttctccatatgTGCCAGGGGTGCACACAGGCCTTAGAAGGCTCCCAAAGGCCCTCATTGCTCTAACTGTTGAAGAGACGAATCATCCAAGAGTTCCAGTGGATGGCGCAGAGGAGTGA
- the PDGFRB gene encoding platelet-derived growth factor receptor beta isoform X3, producing the protein MRLPGAMPALALKGQLLLLPLLLLLEPQVSQGLVITPPGPELILNVSSTFVLTCSGSAPVVWERMSQELPQEMAKVQDNTFSSVLTLTNLTGLDTGEYFCTYNDSRGLEPDERKRLYIFVPDPTVGFLPNDAEELFIFLTEITEITIPCRVTDPQLVVTLHEKKGDIALPVPYDHQRGFSGIFEDRSYICKTTIGDREVDSDAYYVYRLQVSSINVSVNAVQTVVRQGENITLMCIVIGNEVVNFEWMYPRKESGRLVEPVTDFLLDMPYHIRSILHIPSAELEDSGTYTCNVTESVNDHQDEKAINITVVESGYVRLLGEVGALQFAELHRSRTLQVVFEAYPPPTVLWFKDNRTLGDSSAGEIALSTRNVSETRYVSELTLVRVKVAEAGHYTMRAFHEDAEVQLSFQLQINVPVRVLELSESHPDSGEQTVRCRGRGMPQPNIIWSACRDLKRCPRELPPMLLGNSSEEESQLETNVTYWEEEQEFEVVSTLRLQHVDRPLSVRCTLRNAVGQDMQEVIVVPHSLPFKAVVISAILALVVLTIISLIILIMLWQKKPRYEIRWKVIESVSSDGHEYIYVDPMQLPYDSTWELPRDQLVLGRTLGSGAFGQVVEATAHGLSHSQATMKVAVKMLKSTARSSEKQALMSELKIMSHLGPHLNVVNLLGACTKGGPIYIITEYCRYGDLVDYLHRNKHTFLQHHSDKRRPPSAELYSNALPVGLPLPRDMCVEPHSPLGS; encoded by the exons ATGCGGCTTCCGGGTGCGATGCCAGCTCTGGCCCTCAAAG GCCAGCTGCTGTTGCTGCCCCTGCTGTTACTGCTGGAACCGCAGGTCTCTCAGGGCCTGGTCATCACACCCCCGGGGCCAGAGCTTATCCTCAATGTCTCCAGCACCTTTGTTCTGACCTGCTCGGGTTCAGCTCCCGTGGTGTGGGAGCGGATGTCCCAGGAGCTCccacaggaaatggccaaggtCCAGGACAATACCTTCTCCAGTGTGCTGACACTGACCAACCTCACTGGGCTAGACACGGGAGAATACTTTTGCACCTACAATGACTCCCGTGGACTGGAGCCTGATGAGCGGAAACGGCTCTATATCTTTGTGCCAG ATCCCACCGTGGGCTTCCTCCCTAATGACGCCGAGGAACTATTCATCTTTCTTACGGAAATAACTGAGATCACCATTCCATGCCGAGTAACAGACCCACAACTGGTGGTGACACTGCACGAGAAGAAAGGGGACATTGCACTGCCTGTCCCCTACGATCACCAGCGTGGCTTTTCTGGTATCTTTGAGGACAGAAGCTACATCTGCAAAACCACCATTGGGGACAGGGAGGTGGATTCTGACGCCTACTATGTCTACAGACTCCAGG TGTCATCCATCAACGTCTCCGTGAATGCAGTGCAGACGGTGGTCCGCCAGGGTGAGAACATTACCCTCATGTGCATTGTGATCGGGAATGAGGTGGTCAACTTCGAGTGGATGTACCCCCGCAAAGAA AGTGGGCGGCTGGTGGAGCCGGTGACCGACTTCCTCTTGGATATGCCTTACCACATCCGCTCCATCCTGCACATCCCCAGTGCCGAGTTAGAAGACTCGGGGACCTACACCTGCAATGTGACAGAGAGTGTGAATGACCATCAGGATGAAAAGGCCATCAACATCACTGTGGTTG AGAGTGGCTACGTGCGGCTCCTGGGAGAGGTGGGAGCACTACAATTTGCTGAGCTGCACCGGAGCCGGACACTGCAGGTAGTGTTCGAGGCCTACCCTCCGCCCACCGTCCTGTGGTTCAAAGACAACCGCACCTTGGGCGACTCCAGCGCAGGCGAGATCGCCCTGTCCACGCGCAACGTGTCAGAGACCAG GTATGTGTCAGAGCTGACACTCGTTCGGGTGAAGGTGGCAGAGGCTGGCCACTACACCATGCGGGCCTTCCATGAGGACGCTGAGGTCCAGCTCTCCTTCCAGCTACAGATCAATG TCCCTGTCCGCGTGCTGGAGCTAAGTGAGAGCCACCCAGACAGCGGGGAACAGACAGTCCGCTGTCGTGGCCGGGGCATGCCCCAGCCGAACATCATCTGGTCTGCCTGCAGAGACCTCAAAAG GTGTCCACGCGAGCTGCCGCCCATGCTGCTGGGGAACAGTTCTGAAGAGGAGAGCCAGCTGGAGACGAACGTGACATActgggaggaggagcaggagttTGAGGTGGTGAGCACACTGCGTCTGCAGCACGTGGATCGGCCACTGTCGGTGCGCTGCACGCTGCGCAACGCTGTGGGCCAGGACATGCAGGAGGTCATCGTGGTGCCACACT ctttgcCCTTCAAGGCGGTGGTGATCTCAGCCATCCTGGCCCTGGTGGTCCTCACCATCATCTCCCTTATCATCCTCATCATGCTTTGGCAGAAG AAGCCACGTTACGAGATCCGATGGAAGGTGATTGAGTCTGTGAGCTCTGATGGCCATGAGTACATCTACGTGGACCCCATGCAGCTGCCCTATGACTCCACGTGGGAGCTGCCGCGGGACCAGCTTGTGCTGG GACGCACCCTCGGCTCTGGGGCCTTTGGGCAGGTGGTGGAGGCCACGGCTCATGGCCTGAGCCATTCTCAGGCCACGATGAAAGTGGCCGTCAAGATGCTTAAAT CCACAGCCCGCAGCAGTGAGAAGCAAGCCCTCATGTCGGAGCTGAAGATCATGAGTCACCTTGGGCCCCACCTGAACGTGGTCAACCTGTTGGGGGCCTGCACCAAAGGAG GACCCATCTATATCATCACTGAGTACTGCCGCTACGGAGACCTGGTGGACTACCTGCACCGCAACAAGCACACGTTCCTGCAGCACCATTCCGACAAGCGCCGCCCGCCCAGCGCGGAGCTCTACAGCAATGCGCTGCCCGTTGGGCTCCCCCTGCCCAG AGACATGTGTGTAGAGCCCCACAGCCCTTTGGGGAGCTGA
- the PDGFRB gene encoding platelet-derived growth factor receptor beta isoform X2, protein MRLPGAMPALALKGQLLLLPLLLLLEPQVSQGLVITPPGPELILNVSSTFVLTCSGSAPVVWERMSQELPQEMAKVQDNTFSSVLTLTNLTGLDTGEYFCTYNDSRGLEPDERKRLYIFVPDPTVGFLPNDAEELFIFLTEITEITIPCRVTDPQLVVTLHEKKGDIALPVPYDHQRGFSGIFEDRSYICKTTIGDREVDSDAYYVYRLQVSSINVSVNAVQTVVRQGENITLMCIVIGNEVVNFEWMYPRKESGRLVEPVTDFLLDMPYHIRSILHIPSAELEDSGTYTCNVTESVNDHQDEKAINITVVESGYVRLLGEVGALQFAELHRSRTLQVVFEAYPPPTVLWFKDNRTLGDSSAGEIALSTRNVSETRYVSELTLVRVKVAEAGHYTMRAFHEDAEVQLSFQLQINVPVRVLELSESHPDSGEQTVRCRGRGMPQPNIIWSACRDLKRCPRELPPMLLGNSSEEESQLETNVTYWEEEQEFEVVSTLRLQHVDRPLSVRCTLRNAVGQDMQEVIVVPHSLPFKAVVISAILALVVLTIISLIILIMLWQKKPRYEIRWKVIESVSSDGHEYIYVDPMQLPYDSTWELPRDQLVLGRTLGSGAFGQVVEATAHGLSHSQATMKVAVKMLKSTARSSEKQALMSELKIMSHLGPHLNVVNLLGACTKGGPIYIITEYCRYGDLVDYLHRNKHTFLQHHSDKRRPPSAELYSNALPVGLPLPSHVSLTGESDGGYMDMSKDESVDYVPMLDMKGDVKYADIESSNYMAPYDNYVPSAPERTCRATLINESPVLSYMDLVGFSYQVANGMEFLASKNCVHRDLAARNVLICEGKLVKICDFGLARDIMRDSNYISKGSTFLPLKWMAPESIFNSLYTTLSDVWSFGILLWEIFTLGGTPYPELPMNEQFYNAIKRGYRMAQPAHASDEIYEIMQKCWEEKFEIRPPFSQLVLLLERLLGEGYKKKYQQVDEEFLRSDHPAILRSQARLPGFHGLRSPLDSSSVLYTAVQPNEGDNDYIIPLPDPKPEVADEGPLEGSPSLASSTLNEVNTSSTISCDSPLEPQEEPEPEPQLERQVEPEPELEQLPDSGCPAPRAEAEDSFL, encoded by the exons ATGCGGCTTCCGGGTGCGATGCCAGCTCTGGCCCTCAAAG GCCAGCTGCTGTTGCTGCCCCTGCTGTTACTGCTGGAACCGCAGGTCTCTCAGGGCCTGGTCATCACACCCCCGGGGCCAGAGCTTATCCTCAATGTCTCCAGCACCTTTGTTCTGACCTGCTCGGGTTCAGCTCCCGTGGTGTGGGAGCGGATGTCCCAGGAGCTCccacaggaaatggccaaggtCCAGGACAATACCTTCTCCAGTGTGCTGACACTGACCAACCTCACTGGGCTAGACACGGGAGAATACTTTTGCACCTACAATGACTCCCGTGGACTGGAGCCTGATGAGCGGAAACGGCTCTATATCTTTGTGCCAG ATCCCACCGTGGGCTTCCTCCCTAATGACGCCGAGGAACTATTCATCTTTCTTACGGAAATAACTGAGATCACCATTCCATGCCGAGTAACAGACCCACAACTGGTGGTGACACTGCACGAGAAGAAAGGGGACATTGCACTGCCTGTCCCCTACGATCACCAGCGTGGCTTTTCTGGTATCTTTGAGGACAGAAGCTACATCTGCAAAACCACCATTGGGGACAGGGAGGTGGATTCTGACGCCTACTATGTCTACAGACTCCAGG TGTCATCCATCAACGTCTCCGTGAATGCAGTGCAGACGGTGGTCCGCCAGGGTGAGAACATTACCCTCATGTGCATTGTGATCGGGAATGAGGTGGTCAACTTCGAGTGGATGTACCCCCGCAAAGAA AGTGGGCGGCTGGTGGAGCCGGTGACCGACTTCCTCTTGGATATGCCTTACCACATCCGCTCCATCCTGCACATCCCCAGTGCCGAGTTAGAAGACTCGGGGACCTACACCTGCAATGTGACAGAGAGTGTGAATGACCATCAGGATGAAAAGGCCATCAACATCACTGTGGTTG AGAGTGGCTACGTGCGGCTCCTGGGAGAGGTGGGAGCACTACAATTTGCTGAGCTGCACCGGAGCCGGACACTGCAGGTAGTGTTCGAGGCCTACCCTCCGCCCACCGTCCTGTGGTTCAAAGACAACCGCACCTTGGGCGACTCCAGCGCAGGCGAGATCGCCCTGTCCACGCGCAACGTGTCAGAGACCAG GTATGTGTCAGAGCTGACACTCGTTCGGGTGAAGGTGGCAGAGGCTGGCCACTACACCATGCGGGCCTTCCATGAGGACGCTGAGGTCCAGCTCTCCTTCCAGCTACAGATCAATG TCCCTGTCCGCGTGCTGGAGCTAAGTGAGAGCCACCCAGACAGCGGGGAACAGACAGTCCGCTGTCGTGGCCGGGGCATGCCCCAGCCGAACATCATCTGGTCTGCCTGCAGAGACCTCAAAAG GTGTCCACGCGAGCTGCCGCCCATGCTGCTGGGGAACAGTTCTGAAGAGGAGAGCCAGCTGGAGACGAACGTGACATActgggaggaggagcaggagttTGAGGTGGTGAGCACACTGCGTCTGCAGCACGTGGATCGGCCACTGTCGGTGCGCTGCACGCTGCGCAACGCTGTGGGCCAGGACATGCAGGAGGTCATCGTGGTGCCACACT ctttgcCCTTCAAGGCGGTGGTGATCTCAGCCATCCTGGCCCTGGTGGTCCTCACCATCATCTCCCTTATCATCCTCATCATGCTTTGGCAGAAG AAGCCACGTTACGAGATCCGATGGAAGGTGATTGAGTCTGTGAGCTCTGATGGCCATGAGTACATCTACGTGGACCCCATGCAGCTGCCCTATGACTCCACGTGGGAGCTGCCGCGGGACCAGCTTGTGCTGG GACGCACCCTCGGCTCTGGGGCCTTTGGGCAGGTGGTGGAGGCCACGGCTCATGGCCTGAGCCATTCTCAGGCCACGATGAAAGTGGCCGTCAAGATGCTTAAAT CCACAGCCCGCAGCAGTGAGAAGCAAGCCCTCATGTCGGAGCTGAAGATCATGAGTCACCTTGGGCCCCACCTGAACGTGGTCAACCTGTTGGGGGCCTGCACCAAAGGAG GACCCATCTATATCATCACTGAGTACTGCCGCTACGGAGACCTGGTGGACTACCTGCACCGCAACAAGCACACGTTCCTGCAGCACCATTCCGACAAGCGCCGCCCGCCCAGCGCGGAGCTCTACAGCAATGCGCTGCCCGTTGGGCTCCCCCTGCCCAG CCACGTGTCCCTGACTGGGGAGAGCGATGGTGGCTACATGGACATGAGCAAGGACGAGTCGGTGGACTACGTGCCCATGCTGGACATGAAAGGAGATGTCAAATATGCCGACATCGAGTCCTCCAACTACATGGCCCCCTACGATAACTACGTTCCCTCTG CCCCTGAGAGGACCTGTCGGGCAACTTTAATCAATGAGTCTCCGGTGCTAAGCTACATGGACCTTGTGGGCTTCAGCTACCAGGTGGCCAATGGCATGGAGTTCCTGGCCTCCAAGAAC TGCGTGCACCGAGACCTGGCGGCCAGGAACGTGCTCATCTGCGAGGGCAAGCTGGTCAAGATCTGTGACTTTGGCCTGGCTCGAGACATCATGCGGGATTCGAATTACATCTCCAAAGGCAGT ACCTTTTTGCCTTTGAAGTGGATGGCTCCAGAGAGCATCTTCAACAGCCTCTACACCACCCTGAGCGACGTGTGGTCCTTCGGGATCCTGCTCTGGGAGATCTTCACTTTGG GTGGCACCCCTTACCCAGAGCTGCCCATGAATGAGCAGTTCTACAATGCCATCAAACGGGGTTACCGCATGGCCCAGCCTGCCCACGCCTCCGACGAGAT CTATGAGATCATGCAGAAGTGCTGGGAAGAGAAGTTTGAGATTCGGCCCCCTTTCTCCCAGCTGGTGCTGCTTCTCGAGAGACTGTTGGGCGAAGGTTACAAAAAG AAGTACCAGCAGGTGGATGAGGAGTTTCTGAGGAGTGACCACCCAGCCATCCTTCGGTCCCAGGCCCGCTTGCCTGGGTTCCATGGCCTCCGATCTCCCCTGGACAGCAGCTCCGTCCTCTATACCGCCGTGCAGCCCAATGAGGGTGACAACGACTATATCATCCCCCTGCCTGACCCCAAACCCGAGGTTGCTGACGAGGGCCCACTGGAGGGTTCCCCCAGCCTAGCCAG CTCCACCCTGAATGAAGTCAACACCTCCTCGACCATCTCCTGTGACAGCCCTCTGGAGCCCCAGGAGGAACCAGAGCCAGAGCCCCAGCTTGAGCGCCAGGTGGAACCAGAGCCAGAGCTGGAACAGCTGCCGGATTCAGGGTGCCCCGCGCCTCGAGCGGAAGCAGAGGACAGCTTCCTGTAG